A genomic window from Nomascus leucogenys isolate Asia chromosome 10, Asia_NLE_v1, whole genome shotgun sequence includes:
- the MYF5 gene encoding myogenic factor 5 — translation MDVLDGCQFSPSEYFYDGSCIPSPDGEFGDEFVPRVAAFGAHKAELQGSDEDEHVRAPTGHHQAGHCLMWACKACKRKSTTMDRRKAATMRERRRLKKVNQAFETLKRCTTTNPNQRLPKVEILRNAIRYIESLQELLREQVENYYSLPGQSCSEPTSPTSNCSDGMPECNSPVWSRKSSTFDSIYCPDVSNVYASDKNSLSSLDCLSNIVDRITSSEQPGLPLQDPASLSPVASTDSQPATPGATSSRLIYHVL, via the exons ATGGACGTGTTGGATGGCTGCCAGTTCTCACCTTCTGAGTACTTCTACGATGGCTCCTGCATCCCGTCCCCCGATGGTGAATTTGGGGACGAGTTTGTGCCGCGAGTGGCTGCCTTCGGAGCGCACAAAGCAGAGCTGCAGGGCTCAGACGAGGACGAGCACGTGCGAGCGCCTACCGGCCACCACCAGGCTGGTCACTGCCTCATGTGGGCCTGCAAAGCCTGCAAGAGGAAGTCCACCACCATGGATCGGCGGAAGGCAGCCACTATGCGCGAGCGGAGGCGCCTGAAGAAGGTCAACCAGGCTTTCGAAACCCTCAAGAGGTGTACCACGACCAACCCCAACCAGAGGCTGCCCAAGGTGGAGATCCTCAGGAATGCCATCCGCTACATCGAGAGCCTGCAGGAGTTGCTGAGAGAGCAGGTGGAGAACTACTATAGCCTGCCGGGACAGAGCTGCTCGGAGCCCACCAGCCCCACCTCTAACTGCTCTGATGGCATG CCCGAATGTAACAGTCCTGTCTGGTCCAGAAAGAGCAGCACTTTTGACAGCATCTACTGTCCTGATGTATCAAATG TATATGCCTCAGATAAAAACTCCTTATCCAGCTTGGATTGCTTATCCAACATAGTGGACCGGATCACCTCCTCGGAGCAACCTGGGTTGCCTCTCCAGGATCCggcctctctctctccagttGCCAGCACCGATTCACAGCCTGCAACTCCAGGGGCTACGAGTTCCAGGCTTATCTATCATGTGCTATGA